The proteins below come from a single Prolixibacter sp. NT017 genomic window:
- a CDS encoding helix-turn-helix transcriptional regulator, with protein sequence MNTTDTAPSPKVHHGRNIKRLREMLGVKQEYMASELNLTQQSISKLEQKEVIEDEMLEKVAKVLKVPVEAIKNLNDEATFNIIANSYHDNASSVNYRCTFNPIDKLVELYERLLAAEKDKVAMMEKLLEGKK encoded by the coding sequence ATGAATACTACAGATACCGCCCCTTCTCCAAAAGTTCACCACGGACGAAACATCAAACGACTGCGCGAAATGCTGGGCGTAAAGCAGGAATACATGGCCAGTGAACTCAACCTGACCCAACAATCCATCTCCAAACTCGAACAGAAGGAAGTGATTGAAGACGAAATGTTGGAAAAAGTGGCCAAAGTATTGAAGGTTCCTGTAGAAGCAATTAAGAACCTAAACGATGAGGCGACCTTCAATATCATCGCCAATAGTTACCATGACAATGCTTCATCTGTCAATTACCGTTGCACTTTCAATCCAATCGATAAATTAGTGGAACTCTACGAGCGTTTATTGGCTGCTGAAAAGGACAAAGTTGCCATGATGGAGAAATTGTTAGAGGGGAAAAAATAA